The stretch of DNA CGGCGATCGTCTCGCCGTCCTCAGGCGCACGTCCGCTCATGTCGTTGCGCGGCTGCCGCTCGGGTGGCAGGGAATGGAAGGTCATCCGCGCCGGCATCGGCACGCCTTCGCCGAAGGCAATGACCTCGCCGGTACCGAGAGATGGGACGAAGGTAAGCAGATTGACCGCGTCCGAGACGGCCGCCGCCAGGAAGGCCTGGTCGCGGTCGTTGGTCATCCGCATGGCGAACAGCGTGCTGCACTGGGACATGATCGTCGGATCCAGCTCGGCAGGGCGCTGCGTCACGAGGCCGAGATGGATGCCGTGCTTGCGGCCCTCGCGGGCGATCCGCGACAGCGCGCGACGCGTGGGGGTGAAACCGACCGAGCGGTCGGCCGAGGCGTAGCGGTGAGCCTCCTCGCACACGAACAGCAGCGGGATCGCGCCCTCGCTCCAGATTCCGAACTCGAAGGCGAGGCGACAGAGGACGCAGACGACCGCGTCGACCACCTCCATCGGCAGGCCTGCCAGCTGCATGATCGTCATCGGGCGCCCGTCCGGATCGAGCCGGAACAGATGCGCCAGGATCTCGCCCATCATGTCGCCGCCGACATTGGCGTTCTCGAACATGAAGGCGTAGCGCGGGTCGTTCCGGATCGCCTCGATCCGGGTCATCAGGCGGTGATAGTGCATCCGCGAGACGCGGTTCTCCAGACGCCCCATCCGCTCATCGATCAGCGCGATCAGGTCCTGCAGCATGTAGGGGACGGGCGTATCGACCGTGTAGCCGGCGCCCTTGCCGATGGAGCGCTTGACGATTTGTCGGTCGCTCGCCTCCTTGTATTGGGCGTACTTGCTCTTCGCGAGCGGGATCACTTCCGCGAGGATCTCAATCTCTTCGTCGACCGGCGAACGGCCGCCGTAGATCACGTCGGCGATCTCTTCCAGGTTGAACAGCCAGAACGGAAGCTTGAGGTTGCGTGGATTGATGACGCTGGCGCGGTCACCGAAGCAGGCGGCGTACTCGTTGTGGACGTCCAGCAGGAAGATGCGCACGCTCGGTCGTGCGCGCATCACCTGATCGAGGATGACCGCGACGCCGCTCGACTTGCCGACACCGGTCGTGCCCAGCACCGCGAAATGCTTCGTGAGCAGGTCCTCGACCTTGATGCAGGCCGGGATATCCGGATCCTGATACAGCGCGCCGACAGCAGCCGTGTCGGAAGCCGTAGCCTGATAGACCACGCGCAGGTCTGCGGGAGGTAGCAGATCGACCGAGTCGCCGATGGCCGGATAGGCGGCGACACCCCGGCGGAAGCGATGCGCTCCCTCCTCGATCACGATCTCGCCGAGGAGGTCGAGACTGGCATAGGCACCGGGCTGGCGCCCATGGTCACTGCCCGATGACAGGGTCGTGATGATGCCGACGAGAACGGCGTTTCCGGCGTGGATCCGGACGAAGTTGCCGACGGTCACGCGCACGTCCGGACGGCCATGCTGGCCGGCGAGGGCGAGGTGAACCTTGGATCCGTCGATGGACGTCACCGAACCCGTTCGAGCCATGGGCGCCCCATCCCGGACCATCCTGTCGGCGCTCAGCATCACTCAATCCTCGGCCGCTTCTCGGAAGTCTGCCGAGACTGCACGAGCGATATTAAAGATCCAACAAAGATGTGGTTGAGAAGGCAGAATGATTAATCGTTACCTACTCTGATCATCGAGTGGTGTGGTTTACAATCCCGCCTGTATCAAGAGTTGCACCGCAGCGTACGCAAACGTTGCGACACGCGATGGTTCCTCGCCCATACGCTGACGATGCCGCGTCCGGCTTCTCCGATCCTGCGGATTTTGGCGGCGGCCTTGGCCCTCCGGTCGGTGGTCAGGTGCGGATCGCGTCCGGACCTGCATCGCACGCGCGCCGCCCGCTTGGTCGGCGATCCAAGGCCACCCAGAAGCCGGGACATCGGTCTCGCCTGCAACCCAGAGCATCGTCCCGGGTGCGGGTCCTCGTGACCCGCACCGCGAATCGAAGCGCCGAATGCGTGTTCGCGCTCCCTTCAGGACGGGGCCACGTTTGGTCACCCAGGTGGCACCTGTCGGGTCGCGATGCAGTGAAGGCTGCCGCTAGCCGCCGCGCGTCTCATCGAAATGCTCGCGCATCCAGCACTCACCGGAGATGCGCGCGCCGTTGGATGTCACGAACGCATAGGGCGAGTGCTCAACGACCGCGCCGCTGCGAGCGCGGATGATCCAGCGGTAACACCGGGGATCATCCAGGCAGGGGACGATCTCGATGGAGTGGGTGCGGGCAGATTCGATCGGCATGCTGGATCAA from Methylobacterium sp. PvR107 encodes:
- a CDS encoding ATP-binding protein, with translation MARTGSVTSIDGSKVHLALAGQHGRPDVRVTVGNFVRIHAGNAVLVGIITTLSSGSDHGRQPGAYASLDLLGEIVIEEGAHRFRRGVAAYPAIGDSVDLLPPADLRVVYQATASDTAAVGALYQDPDIPACIKVEDLLTKHFAVLGTTGVGKSSGVAVILDQVMRARPSVRIFLLDVHNEYAACFGDRASVINPRNLKLPFWLFNLEEIADVIYGGRSPVDEEIEILAEVIPLAKSKYAQYKEASDRQIVKRSIGKGAGYTVDTPVPYMLQDLIALIDERMGRLENRVSRMHYHRLMTRIEAIRNDPRYAFMFENANVGGDMMGEILAHLFRLDPDGRPMTIMQLAGLPMEVVDAVVCVLCRLAFEFGIWSEGAIPLLFVCEEAHRYASADRSVGFTPTRRALSRIAREGRKHGIHLGLVTQRPAELDPTIMSQCSTLFAMRMTNDRDQAFLAAAVSDAVNLLTFVPSLGTGEVIAFGEGVPMPARMTFHSLPPERQPRNDMSGRAPEDGETIAGAAFVGAVVERWRGATMSKTSGLEADQTALSRLGREAGSDGGHGAALEQVHRRLLRRPLDGSDAAAEAGLRSAKTLWQQG